A region of Ictidomys tridecemlineatus isolate mIctTri1 chromosome 4, mIctTri1.hap1, whole genome shotgun sequence DNA encodes the following proteins:
- the LOC101957447 gene encoding mammaglobin-A, whose product MKLLAVLLLAALPLYCSAGAGCQLLEDAISKAINPEVTLEEYKVALQEFLHSDADRNAAEQFKQCFLNQSNETLDNVRLMMKSIYDSTYCRAF is encoded by the exons ATGAAGCTGCTCGCAGTCCTCCTGCTGGCTGCCCTCCCCCTTTACTGCTCTGCAG GCGCTGGCTGCCAACTTCTCGAGGACGCTATTTCAAAGGCCATTAATCCTGAAGTAACCCTAGAAGAATACAAGGTTGCTCTCCAGGAGTTTTTGCACAGTGATGCAGACAGAAACGCCGCGGAGCAATTCAAACAATGTTTCCTCAACCAGTCCAATGAAACTCTGGACAACGTTCGACTGATGATG AAATCAATATATGACAGTACATACTGCAGAGCTTTCTAA